In the genome of Myxococcus stipitatus, one region contains:
- a CDS encoding aromatic amino acid hydroxylase, with translation MTPTELTISRLPAHLRRYVVSQDYAAYTPRDHAVWRHIMGKLRGHLAERAHPVYLEGLAATGINAEAIPSLDEMNAQLSRLGWSAVGVRGFIPPAVFTELQSMGVLAIAADIRTHEHIEYTPAPDIVHESAGHAPIIANRRYAEYLKACGMVGFKSIASVEDQAVFEAIRNLSVVKEDPDASADEVAHAEARLAAASASRRYVSESTRAARLYWWTAEYGLVGSLDQPRIYGAGILSSIGEAVHCLTPAVRKLPLTVACADADYDITRMQPQLFVARDFEHLFEVLSEFESTLAWKRGGDFGLEVAREARTVNHLVLADGREVTGRVRESVLASGPVAPGLTSALVRMEGPIIVSRGGKSDGARPWNGEALVAFGAGELPERGPFKVSMSSGLELEGFAAGGGEVLALRARLGGRTLDVPAVTKLFLTPHLPSVAGGPADPETWDQWFGELEAFAAGDGEEQARARKSLALHPSLAALYREVRTLRESGKARPERLSQIAAAATDFQDDWLLRTEVDELRTARA, from the coding sequence ATGACGCCAACGGAACTGACGATATCCCGCCTGCCCGCGCATCTGCGGCGCTACGTGGTGAGCCAGGACTACGCGGCGTATACGCCGAGGGACCACGCGGTCTGGCGCCACATCATGGGCAAGCTCCGGGGACACCTCGCGGAGCGGGCGCACCCGGTGTACCTGGAGGGGCTGGCGGCGACGGGCATCAACGCCGAGGCCATTCCCAGCCTGGATGAGATGAACGCGCAGCTGTCGCGGCTGGGCTGGTCGGCGGTGGGCGTGCGCGGCTTCATCCCGCCCGCGGTCTTCACGGAGCTCCAGTCGATGGGGGTGCTGGCCATCGCCGCGGACATCCGCACGCACGAGCACATCGAGTACACGCCCGCGCCGGACATCGTGCACGAGAGCGCGGGGCACGCGCCCATCATCGCGAACCGCCGCTACGCCGAGTACCTGAAGGCCTGCGGCATGGTGGGCTTCAAGTCGATTGCGAGCGTGGAGGACCAGGCCGTCTTCGAGGCCATCCGCAACCTCTCGGTCGTGAAGGAGGACCCGGACGCGAGCGCGGACGAGGTGGCGCACGCGGAGGCGCGGCTGGCGGCGGCGAGCGCGAGCCGTCGCTACGTGAGCGAGAGCACGCGGGCGGCGCGGCTGTACTGGTGGACCGCGGAGTACGGGCTCGTGGGGAGCCTGGACCAGCCGCGCATCTACGGCGCGGGCATCCTGTCGAGCATCGGTGAGGCGGTGCACTGCCTCACGCCCGCGGTGCGCAAGCTGCCGCTCACCGTCGCGTGCGCGGACGCGGACTACGACATCACCCGGATGCAGCCGCAGCTCTTCGTGGCGCGCGACTTCGAGCACCTGTTCGAGGTGTTGTCGGAGTTCGAGTCCACGCTGGCGTGGAAGCGCGGGGGCGACTTCGGGCTGGAGGTCGCTCGCGAGGCGCGCACGGTGAATCACCTGGTGCTGGCGGATGGGCGCGAGGTGACGGGGCGGGTGAGGGAGTCGGTGCTGGCGTCGGGGCCGGTGGCACCGGGGCTCACGTCCGCGCTGGTGCGGATGGAGGGGCCCATCATCGTCTCACGCGGTGGGAAGAGCGACGGCGCGCGCCCGTGGAACGGCGAGGCGCTGGTGGCCTTCGGTGCGGGCGAGCTGCCGGAGCGCGGCCCGTTCAAGGTGTCGATGTCGAGTGGTCTGGAACTGGAAGGTTTCGCGGCGGGAGGCGGAGAGGTCCTGGCGCTCCGGGCGCGGCTGGGTGGACGGACGTTGGACGTCCCCGCGGTGACGAAGCTCTTCCTCACCCCGCACCTGCCCTCGGTTGCGGGAGGTCCAGCGGACCCCGAGACGTGGGACCAGTGGTTCGGCGAGCTCGAGGCATTCGCCGCGGGCGACGGCGAGGAGCAGGCCCGCGCGCGCAAGTCGCTGGCGCTGCACCCGTCGCTCGCCGCGCTC
- a CDS encoding LysR family transcriptional regulator produces the protein MPPRKLLRHLVWLESFTAAVEAGSIDAAAEHLGVARSVVSEHIRSLEMALADGATLLERGPGRRLQLTARGERLFAGTQTPLHQLDMKRLIDLASAEPVVRLGLNPTLSLSLLGKVAQDAAARGLKLVLSFGGPHELTRQVQTRQLDLALDFTPLPPHEGVESESLLRMPFVVLAGPGSALASTAASRRSLHVRDLGGQPFVDWLRDDPYGGANSARFAAHGVTVAEVARVESFLLLYDLLRAFSACAIAPDLRRMHPFPPDIHAWPLEEEEPQAVEVVALWPSGALSLGATTLLDGLRQPV, from the coding sequence ATGCCGCCACGCAAGCTCCTGCGACACCTCGTCTGGCTGGAGTCCTTCACCGCCGCGGTGGAGGCCGGCAGCATCGACGCCGCCGCCGAGCACCTGGGCGTGGCGCGCTCCGTGGTAAGCGAGCACATCCGCTCGCTGGAGATGGCGCTGGCGGACGGCGCGACGCTGCTCGAGCGAGGCCCCGGCCGCCGCCTCCAGCTCACCGCGCGAGGCGAGCGCCTCTTCGCCGGCACGCAGACGCCCCTGCACCAGCTCGACATGAAGCGGCTGATTGACCTGGCCAGCGCCGAGCCCGTGGTGCGCCTGGGCCTCAACCCCACCTTGTCCCTCTCCTTGCTGGGCAAGGTGGCACAGGACGCGGCCGCGCGCGGCCTCAAGCTGGTCCTCAGCTTCGGCGGACCGCATGAACTCACCCGCCAGGTGCAGACCCGCCAGCTCGACCTGGCCCTCGACTTCACCCCGCTCCCGCCCCATGAGGGCGTGGAGTCCGAGTCCCTGCTGCGCATGCCCTTCGTCGTGCTGGCGGGGCCCGGCAGCGCGCTGGCGAGCACGGCGGCCTCCCGGCGCTCCCTGCACGTGAGGGACTTGGGAGGGCAGCCCTTCGTCGACTGGCTGCGCGATGACCCCTACGGCGGCGCCAACAGCGCGCGCTTCGCGGCGCACGGCGTCACCGTGGCCGAGGTGGCGCGCGTCGAGAGCTTCCTGCTCCTGTACGACTTGCTGCGGGCCTTCAGCGCGTGCGCGATTGCTCCGGACCTGCGCCGCATGCACCCGTTCCCTCCCGACATCCACGCGTGGCCGCTCGAGGAGGAGGAGCCCCAGGCCGTGGAGGTCGTGGCGCTCTGGCCGTCGGGTGCGCTGAGCCTGGGCGCCACGACGTTGCTCGACGGACTGCGTCAACCCGTATGA
- a CDS encoding sulfatase-like hydrolase/transferase — translation MSRTPPATLTPPERLRQRLADARPLLGPALLWCTLHGLLALLFFGAPLLASVERLAPSLRPVLLAGGVVQALFLGLLAFVATLPLVLLGRRYALTMTVAVALGVAMLGVDALVLSSLGFHINGLVLAVALQPRALAETGLAPHELAMAALAALAVLSFDVWTGLRFLRRVQRPRRVGRLVALLVLITAAERLTSAYLVFAHGGAVLHAATTLPLQAPVRMNTLLTRLTDRPPASGLRLGVSPEAGAPAASIEPSAVRFTRRPDILLILAESLRDDFFTPQVMPHLWRRAEHGTRFLHHHSAASSTDFSLFSLFFGLEAQRRDAVVGAGRAPLLFPALKANGYRQAFFAASSVDWMGLKDTVFRDVHGGLRTDYEGRSHLRDAEMVKDAVNLARSTPSDVPLFTFVFFAGTHFDYDYPPRSAVFSPAWNGDGGLATARVPAEHLKARAWNSAYEVDTKVEELLTQWEAARGTRPLVVFTGDHGEEFREHGRVGHASDVTELQLHVPMLIFDERLAPGEVDSVTGHIDLVPTLFDLLGDTHPPEKLGDGIPMTRPDPRRYLLTTIGWEPRYALIGRELKVRFGAGLPGTELSDMWDRPLPDAQERFAAEAPRILRRLRGGDAEREESPEPTSTATTPPR, via the coding sequence ATGTCTCGGACGCCTCCCGCCACCCTCACGCCCCCAGAGAGGCTCCGCCAGAGACTGGCCGACGCCCGGCCGCTGCTGGGACCCGCGCTGCTCTGGTGCACCCTGCACGGGCTGCTCGCGCTGCTCTTCTTCGGAGCCCCGCTGCTCGCCTCCGTGGAGCGGCTGGCCCCGTCGCTGCGGCCCGTGCTGCTCGCGGGCGGCGTCGTCCAGGCCCTGTTCCTGGGGCTGCTCGCCTTCGTGGCCACGCTGCCCCTGGTGCTGCTCGGGCGGCGCTACGCGCTGACGATGACCGTCGCGGTGGCCCTGGGCGTGGCCATGCTCGGCGTGGATGCGCTGGTGCTGTCGTCGCTGGGCTTCCACATCAACGGCCTGGTGCTCGCCGTCGCGCTCCAGCCGCGGGCGCTGGCGGAGACGGGGCTCGCGCCGCATGAGCTCGCGATGGCGGCCCTGGCGGCGCTGGCCGTCCTGTCGTTCGATGTCTGGACCGGCCTGCGCTTCCTGCGACGCGTCCAGCGGCCTCGCCGTGTGGGACGGCTCGTCGCGCTCCTGGTCCTCATCACTGCCGCGGAGCGACTGACGAGCGCCTATCTCGTCTTCGCCCATGGCGGCGCGGTGCTGCACGCGGCCACCACCCTGCCCCTCCAGGCCCCGGTGCGGATGAACACGCTGCTCACGCGGCTGACGGACCGGCCGCCCGCCTCCGGCCTGCGCCTGGGCGTCAGCCCCGAGGCCGGCGCTCCCGCCGCGAGCATCGAGCCCTCCGCCGTGCGCTTCACGCGGCGCCCCGACATCCTGCTCATCCTCGCGGAGAGCCTGCGCGACGACTTCTTCACGCCGCAGGTCATGCCGCACCTGTGGCGCCGGGCGGAGCACGGCACGCGCTTCCTGCATCACCACAGCGCGGCGAGCTCCACGGACTTCTCCCTCTTCAGCCTGTTCTTCGGCCTGGAGGCCCAGCGCCGGGACGCGGTGGTGGGCGCGGGGCGCGCGCCACTCCTGTTCCCCGCGCTCAAGGCCAATGGCTACCGACAGGCCTTCTTCGCCGCGTCCTCCGTGGACTGGATGGGACTGAAGGACACGGTCTTCCGCGACGTCCACGGCGGCCTGCGCACGGACTACGAGGGCCGCAGCCACCTGCGCGACGCGGAGATGGTGAAGGACGCGGTGAACCTGGCCCGGTCGACGCCGAGCGATGTCCCGCTCTTCACCTTCGTCTTCTTCGCGGGGACGCACTTCGACTACGACTACCCGCCGCGCTCGGCCGTGTTCTCTCCGGCGTGGAATGGCGATGGGGGGCTTGCCACCGCGCGGGTCCCCGCCGAGCACCTCAAGGCGCGCGCGTGGAACTCCGCCTACGAGGTGGACACCAAGGTGGAGGAGCTGTTGACGCAGTGGGAGGCCGCGCGAGGCACGCGCCCCCTGGTCGTCTTCACCGGAGACCACGGCGAGGAGTTCCGCGAGCACGGCCGCGTGGGCCACGCCAGCGACGTCACCGAGCTCCAGCTGCATGTCCCCATGCTCATCTTCGACGAGCGCCTGGCCCCGGGCGAGGTCGACTCCGTCACGGGTCACATCGACCTGGTGCCCACGCTGTTCGACCTGCTCGGCGACACGCACCCGCCAGAGAAGCTGGGTGACGGCATTCCGATGACGCGGCCGGACCCTCGGCGCTACCTGCTCACCACCATCGGCTGGGAGCCTCGCTACGCGCTCATCGGCCGGGAGCTGAAGGTGCGCTTCGGCGCGGGACTGCCGGGCACGGAGCTCTCGGACATGTGGGACCGCCCGCTGCCGGACGCGCAGGAGCGCTTCGCCGCCGAGGCCCCTCGCATCCTGCGCCGCCTCCGAGGGGGCGACGCGGAGCGCGAGGAGTCCCCCGAGCCCACGAGCACCGCGACCACGCCTCCGCGCTGA
- a CDS encoding metallophosphoesterase family protein, with protein MRYWLPWLLLLFAGCGVFELHPYEVRGGEQHVNARALEKLPRDRGDGSFRFAVMGDIGVFLKEANDAMKDVATRDVDFVIQVGDLTEFSSAQEYGRVASLLNDAPVPALAVIGNHDLLGTGRQLFHHHFGAADLVFDYGGSRFVLFDSNSREFGYPGNVPDLDLLRAELRSPPRGGHLFTFSHVPPWHSDFDPSLKEPFEHLQAERNVVVSFHGHVHRFGSDVREGVRYFITDALELRNYLVVTVAGASVRIEQVFY; from the coding sequence GTGAGGTACTGGCTCCCATGGCTGTTGCTGCTCTTCGCGGGGTGCGGCGTCTTCGAGTTGCACCCCTACGAGGTCCGAGGGGGCGAGCAGCACGTGAACGCGCGTGCGCTCGAGAAGCTCCCGAGAGACCGCGGTGACGGCTCCTTCCGCTTCGCGGTGATGGGCGACATCGGCGTCTTCCTGAAGGAAGCGAACGACGCCATGAAGGACGTGGCGACGCGGGATGTCGACTTCGTCATCCAGGTGGGGGACCTGACGGAGTTCAGCTCGGCCCAGGAGTATGGCCGGGTGGCGAGCCTGCTCAACGATGCGCCGGTGCCCGCACTGGCCGTCATCGGCAATCACGACCTCCTGGGAACGGGGCGGCAGCTCTTCCATCACCACTTCGGCGCGGCGGACCTGGTGTTCGACTACGGCGGGAGCCGCTTCGTCCTCTTCGATTCGAACTCCCGCGAGTTCGGCTACCCCGGCAACGTGCCGGACCTGGACCTGCTGCGCGCGGAGCTGCGGTCACCGCCGCGCGGAGGGCACCTGTTCACCTTCTCCCATGTGCCGCCATGGCACTCGGACTTCGACCCGTCGCTGAAGGAGCCCTTCGAGCACCTCCAGGCGGAGCGCAATGTCGTGGTGTCCTTCCATGGCCACGTCCACCGCTTCGGCAGCGATGTGCGCGAGGGCGTGCGCTACTTCATCACCGACGCCCTCGAGCTGCGGAACTACCTGGTGGTCACCGTCGCGGGTGCATCGGTGCGCATCGAGCAGGTCTTCTACTGA
- the dgcN gene encoding N-acetyltransferase DgcN, whose protein sequence is MEIQKPYLLFLGDVPDQLAAKTAHGIVDWRPELCVGQLRLPGCKADCGLTDLDIAQAKAKGARTLIVGVANAGGVLPEHWVGKLVEALDAGMDVATGLHRRLSSFPAIAEAARRNGRALHDVRIPDMEFATGKGTRRQGLRLLTVGTDCSVGKKYTALALEKEMRARGLQADFRATGQTGIFISGRGVAIDAVVSDFVAGAAEWLSPENAVDHWDLVEGQGSLFHPSFAGVTLGLLHGAQPDAFVVCHEPTRTKMRGVQHALPSIQAVIERTVLEGQLTNPGIQCTGLAINTEHLAEPEALGLLERLGREHGLPCVDPIRTGVGPLVDELVRRFPARG, encoded by the coding sequence GTGGAGATCCAGAAGCCCTACCTGTTGTTCCTGGGAGATGTACCCGACCAGCTCGCGGCGAAGACGGCGCACGGCATCGTCGACTGGAGGCCCGAGTTGTGTGTCGGCCAGCTCCGGCTCCCCGGCTGCAAGGCGGACTGCGGCCTGACGGACCTGGACATCGCCCAGGCGAAGGCGAAGGGCGCCAGGACGCTCATCGTCGGCGTGGCCAACGCGGGCGGCGTGCTGCCGGAGCACTGGGTGGGCAAGCTGGTGGAAGCGCTGGACGCGGGCATGGACGTGGCGACGGGACTGCACAGGCGCCTGTCGTCCTTCCCCGCCATCGCGGAGGCTGCCCGGCGCAATGGCCGCGCGCTGCATGACGTGCGGATTCCGGACATGGAGTTCGCGACGGGCAAGGGGACTCGGCGTCAGGGGTTGCGGCTGCTGACGGTGGGGACGGATTGCTCGGTGGGGAAGAAGTACACGGCGCTCGCGCTGGAGAAGGAGATGCGCGCGCGCGGACTCCAGGCGGACTTCCGCGCCACGGGGCAGACGGGCATCTTCATCTCGGGCCGCGGTGTGGCCATCGACGCGGTGGTGTCCGACTTCGTGGCCGGCGCGGCCGAGTGGCTGTCACCCGAGAACGCGGTGGACCACTGGGACCTGGTGGAGGGACAGGGGTCGCTGTTCCATCCCTCGTTCGCGGGGGTGACGCTCGGGCTGCTGCACGGCGCGCAGCCGGATGCCTTCGTCGTGTGTCATGAGCCCACGCGCACGAAGATGCGGGGCGTCCAGCATGCGCTGCCGTCCATCCAGGCGGTCATCGAGCGCACCGTGCTGGAGGGGCAGCTGACGAACCCGGGCATCCAGTGCACCGGGCTGGCCATCAACACCGAGCACCTGGCGGAGCCGGAGGCCCTGGGGCTCCTGGAGCGGCTGGGACGGGAGCATGGGCTTCCGTGTGTCGACCCGATTCGGACAGGGGTCGGGCCGTTGGTGGATGAGCTGGTGCGCCGCTTCCCGGCTCGGGGCTGA
- the dgcA gene encoding N-acetyl-D-Glu racemase DgcA translates to MRKVTIKHESWPIAGSFTISRGSKTSAEVVVVTLEEDGAVGRGECVPYARYGETVDGVLRALEAARPRIEAGLGRDGVPEVLEPRAARNALDCALWDLEAKKAGKAVWELLGMAEPRPLVTAYTLSLDTVDAMGVAAKKAAHRPLLKVKLGRGSTEDLERLRAIRAGAPESRLIVDANEGWKPEELPTLLAACAELGVVMVEQPLPASDDEALRGLHRPVAVCADESAHDRHGLTELVGKYDAINIKLDKTGGLTEALALAREARGHGLQLMVGCMVATSLAMAPAALVAQGAEVVDLDGPLLLARDREPGIRFEGSTLFWPPRELWG, encoded by the coding sequence ATGCGCAAGGTCACCATCAAGCATGAGAGCTGGCCCATCGCGGGCAGCTTCACCATCTCCCGGGGCTCGAAGACCTCCGCCGAGGTGGTGGTCGTCACGCTGGAGGAGGACGGCGCCGTGGGGCGCGGCGAGTGTGTCCCCTACGCGCGGTATGGCGAGACGGTGGACGGGGTGCTGCGGGCCCTGGAGGCCGCGAGGCCCCGAATCGAGGCGGGCCTGGGGCGGGACGGTGTCCCCGAGGTGCTGGAGCCCCGTGCGGCGCGCAATGCCTTGGACTGTGCGCTGTGGGACTTGGAGGCGAAGAAGGCGGGCAAGGCGGTCTGGGAGTTGTTGGGGATGGCCGAGCCCCGTCCACTCGTCACCGCGTACACACTGAGCCTGGATACGGTGGACGCCATGGGGGTGGCCGCGAAGAAGGCCGCGCACCGGCCCTTGCTCAAGGTGAAGCTGGGGCGAGGGAGTACGGAGGACCTCGAGCGGCTGCGAGCCATTCGCGCGGGGGCGCCCGAGAGTCGGCTCATCGTGGATGCGAATGAAGGATGGAAGCCCGAGGAGCTCCCCACGCTGCTGGCCGCCTGTGCGGAGCTGGGGGTGGTGATGGTGGAGCAGCCCCTGCCCGCGTCCGATGATGAGGCATTGAGAGGGTTGCACCGCCCGGTGGCGGTCTGCGCCGATGAGTCCGCGCATGACCGACATGGGCTGACAGAGCTTGTGGGCAAGTACGACGCCATCAATATCAAGCTCGACAAGACGGGAGGACTCACCGAGGCCCTGGCCCTGGCCCGGGAAGCACGAGGGCACGGGCTCCAGCTCATGGTGGGATGCATGGTCGCCACGTCCCTGGCGATGGCGCCGGCGGCGCTCGTGGCACAGGGCGCGGAGGTGGTTGATTTGGATGGACCGCTGCTGCTCGCCAGGGACCGCGAGCCGGGCATCCGCTTCGAGGGGAGTACCCTCTTCTGGCCCCCCCGAGAGCTGTGGGGCTGA
- a CDS encoding M57 family metalloprotease, producing the protein MKMPRIGLRAAQALALVLAVSCGEASDIGVPSRDEAFDDGWKAFRAQVMESPVRPGVFIVEGDIAIYGEDALRKYYKEYMTRASQPLTVNQRPVGSGSSVFVDDVWTDAAKHSLKYCISNAFGAQKNLVIAAMATAAESWSRRVGVTISYIPAEDGMCAQEPPDFNLNVTFDVKPSPSAEEHEYNALAFFPSAARHEARLNISPNAFTTSSGGRTLEGILRHELGHVLGFRHEQMWAEPIGVCADDILGEDTGAPGYGDDGRLLVGGYDAVSVMFSLKCRPPGSVGGYVQTETDYRAAISLYGLAPSLIVSAVTQL; encoded by the coding sequence ATGAAGATGCCCAGAATTGGCTTGCGAGCGGCGCAAGCGCTGGCGCTCGTGTTGGCGGTCTCCTGCGGCGAGGCATCGGACATCGGAGTCCCTTCTCGTGACGAGGCCTTTGACGATGGGTGGAAGGCTTTCCGCGCCCAGGTGATGGAGAGCCCCGTGCGCCCCGGGGTGTTCATCGTCGAAGGGGACATCGCCATCTACGGCGAGGATGCGTTGCGAAAGTATTACAAGGAGTACATGACTCGTGCCTCTCAACCGCTGACGGTCAATCAGAGGCCTGTTGGGAGCGGGAGCAGTGTGTTTGTGGACGACGTCTGGACTGATGCCGCGAAGCATTCGTTGAAGTATTGCATCTCTAATGCATTTGGCGCGCAGAAGAATCTCGTGATTGCCGCAATGGCCACGGCCGCGGAGTCATGGAGTCGACGAGTTGGGGTGACGATTAGCTACATTCCGGCTGAAGATGGAATGTGTGCCCAAGAGCCGCCGGACTTCAATCTCAACGTGACTTTCGACGTTAAGCCTAGTCCAAGTGCAGAGGAACATGAGTATAACGCGTTGGCCTTCTTTCCGAGTGCTGCTCGTCATGAGGCGCGGTTGAACATCAGCCCGAATGCCTTCACTACGTCAAGTGGAGGACGTACGCTTGAAGGGATTCTCCGCCATGAGTTGGGTCATGTGCTGGGATTCCGTCACGAACAAATGTGGGCGGAGCCGATAGGCGTCTGTGCCGATGACATCTTGGGTGAGGACACGGGAGCACCTGGGTATGGGGATGATGGTCGACTGCTTGTGGGAGGGTATGATGCAGTGTCGGTCATGTTTAGTCTCAAGTGCAGGCCTCCCGGTTCAGTGGGAGGCTATGTCCAGACGGAAACGGACTACCGCGCTGCTATTTCGCTTTATGGGTTGGCTCCATCCTTGATCGTCTCGGCTGTCACGCAGCTGTAG
- a CDS encoding matrixin family metalloprotease, whose translation MKMPRIGLRAAQALALVLAVSCGEASDIGVPSRDEAFDDGWKAFRAQVMESPVRPGVFIVEGDIAIYGEDALRKYYKEYMARASQPLTVRLRDAGGGIVVDDVLGQEQKHSLTYCITHRFLPAQHAKVAAAMKAAGESWSRRVGVSFTHLASEDLWCDPEDPGLNLRVNFEVRYVSGPSAFIASAFPPSSTDRILWIYERAFDPLTANGQTLEATLRHELGHVLGFRHEHIWISPIPGVSDCEAEDLFQPGHQDDARQLVGGYDALSVMHYAQCRPAGSPWAYAQTETDYRAAISLYGLAPSLIVSAVTTL comes from the coding sequence ATGAAGATGCCCAGAATTGGCTTGCGAGCGGCGCAAGCGCTGGCGCTCGTGTTGGCGGTCTCCTGCGGCGAGGCATCGGACATCGGAGTCCCTTCTCGTGACGAGGCCTTTGACGATGGGTGGAAGGCTTTCCGCGCCCAGGTGATGGAGAGCCCCGTGCGCCCCGGGGTGTTCATCGTCGAAGGGGACATCGCCATCTACGGCGAGGATGCGTTGCGAAAGTATTACAAGGAGTACATGGCTCGTGCCTCTCAACCGCTGACGGTTCGGTTGCGGGACGCCGGCGGTGGCATCGTTGTGGATGATGTCCTGGGGCAGGAGCAGAAGCACTCGTTGACCTACTGTATCACGCACAGGTTCCTTCCGGCTCAGCATGCCAAGGTGGCTGCCGCGATGAAGGCGGCGGGGGAATCCTGGAGTCGGCGGGTCGGGGTGAGCTTCACGCATCTTGCGTCTGAGGACCTGTGGTGTGACCCGGAGGACCCAGGATTAAACCTCCGAGTGAACTTCGAGGTCCGATATGTCTCTGGGCCATCTGCTTTCATTGCCTCGGCTTTTCCTCCGAGTTCCACTGATCGCATCCTTTGGATCTATGAGAGGGCCTTTGACCCATTGACGGCGAATGGACAAACCTTGGAGGCGACGCTGCGGCATGAGTTGGGGCATGTGCTGGGGTTCCGGCACGAGCACATCTGGATCTCCCCGATTCCTGGGGTGTCAGATTGTGAAGCTGAAGACCTGTTCCAGCCTGGGCACCAGGACGACGCGAGGCAGCTCGTCGGTGGGTATGACGCCCTATCGGTCATGCACTACGCCCAGTGTCGACCAGCAGGTTCTCCGTGGGCCTATGCCCAGACGGAAACGGACTATCGCGCCGCCATTTCTCTCTATGGGTTGGCTCCGTCTCTGATTGTCTCGGCTGTCACGACCTTGTAG
- a CDS encoding MutS-related protein: protein MSANVTPPTPHTTYTERRASAQAELSALDRISARYANLRTLAFLVAVVLGGLIITGRIPKTWWWGAVGAGVAYGVLAVLHHQIFRREARQRLYVTLNERGLARLGHGWHEFTERGERFASPSHLYTPDLDVFGQGSLFQLLNETATRAGEERLASWLSSPAPVEAVEARQGAARELAPRVDFRQDLCVDARTVAKEKADPALFIQWAEAGPSLTSIRWSRPLAILLPPVTLALFILGEVGVLPGSSVWAGLAAQLAVAVATRRTLRKMDEAVEKGEQGFVRYAPLFERMESQRFEHPLLRNLQQGLQPQGEPPVSAHFHRFSQLFSLIEFKRHQFHPLVHWLTLWDIHALFALENWRAKHGARLRHWFESLAELEALSCIAGLAHDRPAFAWPTLEARGPVMEARQLGHPLLDAPVPNDVSLPGPGHALVITGSNMSGKTTLMRAMGTNVVLALAGAPVCATSLRLSPLQVLTSMRVKDSLERGVSYFYAEVQRIKAVLDAARTANGQALFLLDEILLGTNTRERQLASREVLRLLLSTGAAGAVTTHDLSLTALAQEPGAHVLNVHFRDHLEDGKMVFDYTLREGVVDTTNALRVLRLAGVPVDDPEAPVN from the coding sequence GTGTCCGCGAACGTCACGCCTCCCACTCCCCACACCACGTACACCGAGCGCCGCGCCTCCGCGCAGGCCGAGCTGTCCGCCCTGGACCGCATCAGCGCTCGCTACGCCAACCTCCGCACCCTCGCCTTCCTCGTCGCCGTCGTCCTCGGAGGGCTCATCATCACCGGCCGCATCCCGAAGACCTGGTGGTGGGGCGCGGTGGGCGCCGGCGTCGCCTACGGCGTGCTGGCCGTCCTCCATCACCAGATCTTCCGCCGCGAGGCCCGCCAGCGCCTCTACGTGACACTCAACGAGCGCGGCCTCGCGAGACTCGGCCACGGCTGGCACGAGTTCACCGAGCGCGGCGAGCGCTTCGCCTCCCCTTCCCACCTCTACACCCCCGACCTGGATGTTTTCGGCCAGGGCAGCCTCTTCCAGCTCCTCAACGAGACGGCCACCCGCGCCGGCGAGGAACGCCTGGCCTCCTGGCTCTCCTCACCCGCCCCGGTCGAAGCCGTGGAGGCCCGCCAGGGCGCCGCACGGGAGCTGGCCCCGCGCGTGGACTTCCGCCAGGACCTCTGCGTCGACGCACGCACCGTGGCCAAGGAGAAGGCCGACCCCGCCCTCTTCATCCAATGGGCCGAGGCCGGCCCCTCCCTCACGTCCATCCGCTGGTCCCGCCCCCTCGCCATCCTCCTCCCCCCGGTGACGCTGGCCCTCTTCATCCTGGGCGAGGTCGGCGTCCTCCCCGGCTCCTCCGTCTGGGCCGGACTGGCCGCGCAGCTCGCCGTCGCCGTGGCCACCCGCCGCACGCTGCGGAAGATGGATGAGGCCGTGGAGAAGGGGGAGCAGGGCTTCGTCCGCTACGCCCCCCTCTTCGAGCGCATGGAGAGCCAGCGCTTCGAACACCCCCTCCTGCGAAACCTCCAGCAGGGCCTTCAGCCCCAGGGCGAGCCGCCCGTCTCGGCGCACTTCCACCGCTTCAGCCAGCTCTTCTCCCTCATCGAGTTCAAGCGCCACCAGTTCCACCCCCTGGTGCACTGGCTCACCCTCTGGGACATCCACGCCCTCTTCGCCCTGGAGAACTGGCGCGCGAAGCACGGCGCCCGCCTGCGCCACTGGTTCGAGTCCCTCGCCGAGCTCGAGGCCCTCTCCTGCATCGCCGGCCTCGCCCATGACCGCCCCGCCTTCGCCTGGCCCACCCTGGAGGCCCGAGGCCCCGTGATGGAGGCCCGGCAGCTGGGCCACCCGCTCCTCGACGCCCCCGTCCCCAACGACGTCTCCCTGCCCGGCCCCGGGCACGCCCTGGTCATCACCGGCTCCAACATGAGCGGCAAGACGACACTGATGCGCGCCATGGGCACCAACGTCGTGCTGGCCCTCGCGGGCGCCCCGGTGTGCGCCACGTCGCTGCGCCTGTCCCCGCTCCAGGTCCTCACCAGCATGCGCGTGAAGGACTCGCTGGAGCGCGGCGTCTCCTACTTCTACGCGGAGGTGCAGCGCATCAAGGCCGTGCTGGACGCCGCGCGCACGGCGAACGGGCAGGCCCTGTTCCTCCTCGACGAAATCCTCCTGGGCACCAACACCCGCGAGCGCCAGCTCGCCTCGCGCGAGGTGCTCCGGCTCCTCCTGTCCACCGGGGCCGCGGGCGCGGTGACGACACACGACCTGTCGCTGACGGCGCTCGCCCAAGAGCCCGGCGCGCACGTGCTCAACGTCCACTTCCGCGACCACCTGGAGGACGGGAAGATGGTCTTCGACTACACGCTGCGCGAGGGCGTCGTCGACACGACCAACGCGCTGCGCGTGCTGCGCCTCGCCGGCGTCCCCGTGGACGACCCCGAAGCTCCCGTGAACTGA